In Bacillus cytotoxicus NVH 391-98, the following are encoded in one genomic region:
- a CDS encoding RNA degradosome polyphosphate kinase, with product MELLKGNRVNLNDTAYYNNRELSWLAFNERVLEEAKDEGNPLLERLKFISIFSSNLDEFFMVRVAGLKDQVKAGFNQPENKAGLTPKQQLNKIAMKAHELMEVQYDTFKNVILPALKEEGIEPLKFQDLTKEQRAFIEEYFDEQIFPVLTPVAIDAYRPFPMLLNKSLNLATILYDEKQVEEENRTKLGIVQVPSLLERFIFLPSEGQKQKFILLEDVISSFTHKLFTGYKVSSVTRFRITRNADLTIHEEGARDLLKVIEKELKKRKWGAAVRLEVGEDHVDERVLTLLYEVLEVKDEDVYMIDGPLDLTCLFSLYKELAPLHEHLVYPALIPQPPRDLADEENVFEKVAEHDILLHHPFESFQPVVEFIRDAANDPNVLAIKQTLYRVSGDSPIIQALKTAAEKGKQVTVLVELKARFDEENNVHWAKELEQEGCHVIYGVSHLKTHSKITLVVRRKNGKIERFVHLGTGNYNDATAKLYTDFGYITSRKEFGVDATNFFNYLSGYTTKPHFHQISVAPFDIRKQFMDLIDEEIRYHKHYGNGRIIAKMNSLTDKPLIKKLYEASQAGVQVELIVRGICCLRPGIQGVSENIRVISVVGRYLEHSRIYYFHHNGHEKVYLSSADWMTRNMEKRIEISFPILEFEMKARIKAILQLILADNVKTREQNKDGEYYYVINNKAEKIDSQVKLFKLAYQEMDAE from the coding sequence ATGGAATTATTGAAGGGGAATAGAGTAAATTTAAATGATACTGCTTATTACAATAATAGAGAGTTAAGCTGGTTAGCTTTTAATGAGCGTGTATTAGAAGAGGCAAAAGATGAGGGGAATCCACTTTTAGAAAGATTGAAGTTTATCAGTATTTTTAGTTCAAATTTAGATGAATTTTTTATGGTGCGTGTTGCCGGATTAAAAGATCAAGTAAAGGCTGGGTTTAATCAACCGGAAAATAAAGCGGGATTAACGCCGAAGCAACAGCTTAACAAGATTGCTATGAAGGCTCATGAATTAATGGAAGTTCAGTATGATACATTTAAAAATGTCATATTACCTGCACTTAAAGAAGAGGGAATTGAACCTTTGAAATTTCAAGATTTAACAAAGGAACAACGTGCGTTTATTGAAGAATATTTTGACGAACAAATTTTTCCTGTTCTAACACCTGTAGCGATTGATGCGTACCGTCCGTTTCCGATGCTTTTAAATAAAAGCTTAAACTTAGCTACTATTCTTTATGATGAAAAGCAAGTCGAAGAGGAAAATCGGACGAAACTTGGCATTGTACAAGTGCCATCATTGCTGGAACGTTTTATTTTTTTACCAAGTGAAGGCCAGAAGCAGAAATTTATTTTGTTAGAGGATGTTATTAGTAGTTTTACTCATAAATTATTTACAGGATATAAAGTATCATCTGTTACACGCTTTCGTATTACACGAAATGCGGATTTAACAATACATGAAGAAGGGGCACGAGATTTATTAAAAGTAATTGAGAAAGAGCTGAAAAAACGGAAATGGGGCGCGGCTGTTCGCTTAGAAGTTGGAGAAGATCATGTTGATGAAAGAGTGTTAACTCTTTTGTATGAAGTATTAGAGGTAAAAGATGAAGATGTGTACATGATAGATGGACCACTGGATTTAACATGTTTATTTTCACTTTATAAAGAATTAGCGCCTTTACATGAACATCTTGTATATCCAGCGCTGATTCCGCAACCGCCACGAGATTTAGCTGATGAAGAGAATGTGTTTGAGAAAGTGGCGGAGCATGATATTTTATTGCATCATCCGTTTGAATCGTTTCAACCTGTTGTTGAGTTTATACGTGACGCAGCAAATGATCCGAATGTATTAGCGATAAAACAAACACTTTATCGTGTAAGCGGAGATTCTCCCATTATTCAAGCATTGAAGACAGCGGCTGAAAAAGGGAAACAAGTAACGGTATTAGTTGAATTGAAAGCTCGATTTGATGAAGAAAATAATGTGCATTGGGCAAAGGAACTGGAACAAGAGGGATGTCATGTCATTTATGGTGTGAGTCACTTGAAGACACATAGTAAAATTACCCTTGTTGTCCGGAGAAAAAACGGAAAAATCGAAAGATTTGTACATTTAGGAACTGGGAATTATAATGATGCTACTGCGAAATTATATACGGATTTTGGCTATATTACATCTAGAAAAGAGTTCGGAGTAGATGCAACAAATTTCTTTAACTATTTAAGTGGCTATACAACAAAACCACATTTTCATCAGATTTCAGTAGCACCTTTTGATATTCGTAAACAATTTATGGACTTGATAGATGAAGAAATTCGTTACCATAAACACTATGGGAATGGACGTATTATTGCAAAGATGAATTCTTTAACAGATAAACCCCTAATTAAAAAGTTATATGAAGCATCACAAGCTGGGGTTCAGGTCGAACTCATTGTTAGAGGAATATGCTGTTTGCGTCCAGGTATTCAAGGAGTAAGTGAAAATATTCGTGTAATTAGTGTTGTTGGACGTTACTTGGAGCATAGTCGCATTTATTATTTCCATCATAATGGTCATGAAAAAGTTTACTTATCTTCAGCGGACTGGATGACACGGAATATGGAAAAAAGAATTGAAATATCTTTTCCAATACTAGAGTTTGAAATGAAAGCTAGAATAAAGGCAATTTTGCAGCTTATTTTAGCTGATAATGTGAAAACTCGTGAACAAAATAAAGACGGTGAATATTATTACGTAATAAATAACAAAGCTGAAAAAATTGATAGTCAAGTGAAATTATTTAAGTTAGCTTATCAAGAGATGGATGCGGAATAA
- a CDS encoding Ppx/GppA family phosphatase yields MKDILKQQYAIIDIGSNTMRLVIYERQNGGFYKEIENIKVVARLRNYLRGGLLIEEGTKILLQTLRQFQESTRFYHIQNVLCVATATIRQAKNQEEIKRVVARETDFTLRILSEYEEARYGYLAVMNSTSFCEGITVDIGGGSTEVTYFKDREIVEYYSFSFGALSLKQQFIQHEIPTTEELKKLRNYLYDQFQTLPWLRGKKLPLIAIGGSARNLVKIHQNLISYPLAGLHLYKMKEKDIKDVQEELMKLSFADLQKLDGLAKDRADTIIPAVEVFHILTNIIEAPAFVLSRKGLREGVFYEELTRGFGIFYYPNVIEESLYLLSHEYEINMGFVIQLMKQGAVICKQLEQAGLISLSEQDWKAFYQAAKVFNIGKYIDEEASCLHTFYLLANKTIDGMMHKERIRLALIASYKSKVLFKQHLAPFEDWFDKNEQKKMRLLGAVLQFSAALNVRQSQLIENIHIERNKDALVFQVFCKQAVLAEIVEAEKQKKQLEKILKMNIQLIFTKEC; encoded by the coding sequence ATGAAAGATATATTGAAACAGCAATATGCCATTATCGATATCGGTTCGAATACGATGAGGTTGGTAATTTATGAAAGGCAAAATGGTGGCTTTTATAAGGAGATTGAAAATATAAAAGTTGTTGCTCGTCTAAGAAATTATTTGCGAGGCGGTCTATTGATAGAAGAAGGCACAAAAATATTACTTCAAACATTGCGCCAATTTCAAGAAAGTACAAGGTTCTATCATATACAAAATGTACTTTGTGTTGCTACAGCGACTATTCGTCAAGCTAAAAATCAAGAGGAAATAAAAAGGGTTGTTGCGAGAGAAACAGACTTTACACTTCGGATTTTGTCTGAATATGAAGAAGCTCGTTATGGGTATTTAGCAGTCATGAACTCCACTTCATTTTGTGAAGGGATTACTGTTGATATTGGCGGAGGAAGTACAGAAGTTACATATTTTAAAGATAGAGAAATTGTAGAATATTATAGTTTTTCATTTGGAGCTCTTTCTTTGAAACAACAATTTATTCAGCATGAGATACCAACTACAGAAGAATTGAAGAAATTGAGAAACTATCTATATGATCAATTTCAAACATTGCCGTGGTTAAGAGGAAAAAAACTACCCCTTATTGCGATTGGTGGTAGTGCTAGAAATTTGGTCAAAATTCATCAAAACTTAATTTCCTATCCTTTAGCAGGCCTACATCTATACAAGATGAAAGAAAAGGATATAAAGGATGTACAAGAAGAGTTGATGAAGCTTTCTTTTGCTGATTTACAAAAGTTAGATGGATTAGCAAAAGACAGAGCAGATACAATCATTCCAGCGGTTGAAGTCTTTCATATTCTCACAAATATAATTGAAGCACCAGCATTTGTATTAAGTAGGAAAGGTTTGCGAGAAGGTGTATTTTATGAAGAATTAACAAGGGGATTTGGAATTTTTTATTATCCAAATGTGATAGAAGAAAGCTTATATTTATTGTCACATGAATATGAAATAAATATGGGTTTTGTTATTCAGCTTATGAAACAAGGAGCGGTTATTTGTAAGCAGCTTGAGCAAGCTGGACTTATTTCTTTATCAGAACAAGATTGGAAAGCGTTTTATCAAGCAGCTAAAGTATTTAATATTGGGAAATATATTGATGAAGAAGCAAGCTGTTTGCATACATTTTATTTGTTAGCGAATAAAACGATTGACGGTATGATGCATAAAGAACGAATTAGATTAGCGCTTATTGCTTCATATAAGTCGAAGGTGTTATTTAAGCAACATTTAGCACCATTTGAAGATTGGTTTGACAAAAATGAACAGAAAAAAATGCGCCTTTTAGGAGCGGTATTGCAATTTTCAGCTGCTTTAAATGTAAGGCAGAGCCAGCTTATCGAAAACATACACATAGAACGAAATAAAGATGCACTTGTATTTCAAGTCTTTTGTAAGCAAGCTGTTTTAGCGGAAATAGTGGAAGCAGAGAAACAAAAAAAGCAGTTAGAAAAAATATTAAAAATGAACATTCAGTTGATATTTACAAAGGAATGTTAA